One region of Gigantopelta aegis isolate Gae_Host chromosome 7, Gae_host_genome, whole genome shotgun sequence genomic DNA includes:
- the LOC121377347 gene encoding uncharacterized protein LOC121377347 isoform X1, producing MCSSIYGMVDISRCSQCTTTDMLKAVYVLFNLWDGDCKNDRIKKILISSKIVYSMCVSYKDLFKSAKKENRSFSEGTQRFKDECLQVICAMRNSNGGSLVIHTYDKPDRAWSLDGFDQLVNRDCSMMVEDDTLYTENYERKWIVEEGSMVRLPYLLITVEPSASISTYDFKTKVALDGDTVRPKAREIATYLKSVGRKRKMQAQSELKEKFEEGEATNIYESRNVQIRQLSNEHIEEKMRQRTASGTDQPTVSTDIADTTTQPDSDSGSTTQGEVSIEMVIVEMFVELGLLAYLTAFSKLPGGGFFYCGIKEEKDTFETKTGKNIIEGIDLTEQQKQDLENKLQGIIAEKTDWYENVNGGDVKYKKLDSDSILNYIDIKFHPTSQGTDMGQGKRKHVIQVSVNSIFNGMVFYADNSYPDQPNRPIPLSFRFSKKGTEIIIVPVDTINWLISVEKAATLLER from the exons ATGTGCTCTTCAATCTATGGGATGGTagatatttctcgttgcagccagtgcaccacaacagatATGTTAAAGGCCGTGTATGTGCTCTTcaatctatgggatg GAGACTGCAAAAACGACCGAATCAAAAAGATACTAATCTCCAGCAAGATTGTGTACAGCATGTGTGTCTCCTACAAGGATTTGTTCAAAAGCGCCAAAAAGGAGAACAGAAGCTTCAGTGAGGGTACGCAAAGGTTCAAGGACGAGTGTCTGCAGGTTATCTGTGCCATGAGGAACAGCAATGGCGGCTCTCTGGTGATACACACTTACGACAAGCCTGATAGGGCCTGGTCTCTGGACGGATTCGACCAGCTCGTCAACAGAGACTGTAGCATGATGGTCGAGGATGACACGCTGTACACGGAGAACTACGAACGGAAATGGATTGTGGAGGAAGGCTCAATGGTTCGTCTCCCCTACCTGCTCATCACTGTTGAACCTTCCGCCTCCATCTCCACCTACGACTTCAAAACAAAAGTTGCGCTAGACGGAGACACGGTTCGGCCCAAGGCCAGGGAGATTGCAACGTATTTGAAAAGCGTGGGGCGAAAGAGAAAGATGCAAGCACAGTCAGAACTGAAAGAGAAATTTGAAGAAGGAGAAGCTACCAACATCTATGAGTCAAGAAACGTCCAGATTAGACAACTGTCTAATGAACACATTGAGGAAAAAATGCGACAACGAACAGCTTCAGGCACGGATCAACCAACTGTGAGCACAGACATTGCAGACACCACTACACAACCAGACTCAGACTCTGGCTCCACAACACAAGGGGAAGTATCAATAGAAATGGTCATAGTCGAAATGTTTGTTGAACTAGGACTACTTGCGTATCTTACAGCATTCTCCAAACTTCCAGGAGGTGGGTTCTTCTACTGTGGGATTAAGGAAGAGAAAGACACATTCGAGACTAAGACTGGAAAAAATATTATCGAAGGTATTGATCTTAccgaacaacaaaaacaagacttAGAAAACAAGCTACAGGGAATCATTGCTGAAAAGACCGACTGGTACGAAAACGTGAATGGTGGAGATGTTAAATACAAGAAACTTGACAGCGACAGCATCCTGAACTATATTGACATTAAATTTCACCCTACAAGTCAAGGTACTGATATGGGTCAAGGTAAACGTAAACATGTCATACAGGTGTCGGTGAACAGCATATTCAACGGAATGGTGTTCTATGCCGACAACTCGTATCCTGATCAACCGAATCGTCCCATCCCGCTCTCGTTTAGGTTTTCTAAGAAGGGAACAGAAATCATAATCGTACCGGTAGACACAATCAACTGGTTGATATCGGTCGAAAAGGCAGCAACTTTACTGGAACGTTAa
- the LOC121377347 gene encoding uncharacterized protein LOC121377347 isoform X2 → MADFRFKKNVCGKRDCKNDRIKKILISSKIVYSMCVSYKDLFKSAKKENRSFSEGTQRFKDECLQVICAMRNSNGGSLVIHTYDKPDRAWSLDGFDQLVNRDCSMMVEDDTLYTENYERKWIVEEGSMVRLPYLLITVEPSASISTYDFKTKVALDGDTVRPKAREIATYLKSVGRKRKMQAQSELKEKFEEGEATNIYESRNVQIRQLSNEHIEEKMRQRTASGTDQPTVSTDIADTTTQPDSDSGSTTQGEVSIEMVIVEMFVELGLLAYLTAFSKLPGGGFFYCGIKEEKDTFETKTGKNIIEGIDLTEQQKQDLENKLQGIIAEKTDWYENVNGGDVKYKKLDSDSILNYIDIKFHPTSQGTDMGQGKRKHVIQVSVNSIFNGMVFYADNSYPDQPNRPIPLSFRFSKKGTEIIIVPVDTINWLISVEKAATLLER, encoded by the coding sequence GAGACTGCAAAAACGACCGAATCAAAAAGATACTAATCTCCAGCAAGATTGTGTACAGCATGTGTGTCTCCTACAAGGATTTGTTCAAAAGCGCCAAAAAGGAGAACAGAAGCTTCAGTGAGGGTACGCAAAGGTTCAAGGACGAGTGTCTGCAGGTTATCTGTGCCATGAGGAACAGCAATGGCGGCTCTCTGGTGATACACACTTACGACAAGCCTGATAGGGCCTGGTCTCTGGACGGATTCGACCAGCTCGTCAACAGAGACTGTAGCATGATGGTCGAGGATGACACGCTGTACACGGAGAACTACGAACGGAAATGGATTGTGGAGGAAGGCTCAATGGTTCGTCTCCCCTACCTGCTCATCACTGTTGAACCTTCCGCCTCCATCTCCACCTACGACTTCAAAACAAAAGTTGCGCTAGACGGAGACACGGTTCGGCCCAAGGCCAGGGAGATTGCAACGTATTTGAAAAGCGTGGGGCGAAAGAGAAAGATGCAAGCACAGTCAGAACTGAAAGAGAAATTTGAAGAAGGAGAAGCTACCAACATCTATGAGTCAAGAAACGTCCAGATTAGACAACTGTCTAATGAACACATTGAGGAAAAAATGCGACAACGAACAGCTTCAGGCACGGATCAACCAACTGTGAGCACAGACATTGCAGACACCACTACACAACCAGACTCAGACTCTGGCTCCACAACACAAGGGGAAGTATCAATAGAAATGGTCATAGTCGAAATGTTTGTTGAACTAGGACTACTTGCGTATCTTACAGCATTCTCCAAACTTCCAGGAGGTGGGTTCTTCTACTGTGGGATTAAGGAAGAGAAAGACACATTCGAGACTAAGACTGGAAAAAATATTATCGAAGGTATTGATCTTAccgaacaacaaaaacaagacttAGAAAACAAGCTACAGGGAATCATTGCTGAAAAGACCGACTGGTACGAAAACGTGAATGGTGGAGATGTTAAATACAAGAAACTTGACAGCGACAGCATCCTGAACTATATTGACATTAAATTTCACCCTACAAGTCAAGGTACTGATATGGGTCAAGGTAAACGTAAACATGTCATACAGGTGTCGGTGAACAGCATATTCAACGGAATGGTGTTCTATGCCGACAACTCGTATCCTGATCAACCGAATCGTCCCATCCCGCTCTCGTTTAGGTTTTCTAAGAAGGGAACAGAAATCATAATCGTACCGGTAGACACAATCAACTGGTTGATATCGGTCGAAAAGGCAGCAACTTTACTGGAACGTTAa